From a single Camarhynchus parvulus chromosome 20, STF_HiC, whole genome shotgun sequence genomic region:
- the OGFR gene encoding LOW QUALITY PROTEIN: opioid growth factor receptor (The sequence of the model RefSeq protein was modified relative to this genomic sequence to represent the inferred CDS: deleted 2 bases in 1 codon) yields the protein MAAWFALRAEEDEAEDEANLWKYDSTWEGEEEDGEEEDGGGGEAEGAAAEEPEDAGEPAGQGRACGWWHGQDQSLNSSLLSWRSFQCSGRRNWAAARDLQRYRNHYPDLKEPENEEDEEMWNLSFYKNEIAFVPHGVNIETLLSSWGDKYETLEENHSYIQWLFPLREHGMNWRAKPLTCQEIQAFRKSKEVMDRFIRAYKLMLGFYGINLVNEETGELERAENWRERFENLNRFSHNNLRITRILKCLGEMGYEDYQVHLVKFFLTETLVEETLPNVKRSALDYFLFTVRSKEKRRELIHYAWQHFKPQSSFVWGPRDKLQKYRPRSAKAQLHQRPEDKQDAQCQECDPVEKDQNQCSEVEQKAGDAAELQPEMSDERVKEKISKCVLKGGDDEEEKEASFGQLEEEDLENEAEEGQCTAENDCTKESKKRKLNVGLADAEGDGSLKNSADIEKISHNLGECAIDAEIPCSDPVSQAEEDQEALKEDDSSTKESRAPEAADAAVKRRKVDKKTSRGKQVNLAINLSMGPSGLGAKANPSAANGEAGKGSVSEENAAVEVPSEKGGGDADGGAVRPPAASRPPRTGCTAPIKDGWKSSGDQNSAGGDQHHCKSKLLGGKSELDGVGQQEKVEKAGEKGQAEGTDKKQAPESHEQSITRTCPEENSAEVPPEKDEGSENGAEPGGEQGAAAE from the exons atgGCGGCCTGGTTCGCGCTCAGGGCGGAGGAGGACGAGGCGGAGGACGAGGCGAACCTCTGGAAGTACGACTCCAcctgggagggggaggaggaggacggCGAGGAGGAGGATGGCGGCGGAGGCGAGGCGGAGGGAGCGGCAGCGGAGGAGCCGGAGGATGCGGGGGAGCCtgcggggcagggccgggcgtGCGGCTGGTGGCACGGCCAG GATCAAAGCTTAAATTCCTCACTGCTGTCTTGGAGGAGTTTTCAG TGCAGCGGGAGGCGCAACTGGGCTGCGGCGAGAGACCTGCAGAGATACAGAAACCATTACCCA GATTTGAAAGAACCAGAGaatgaggaggatgaagagaTGTGGAACTTAAGCTTTTACAAAAATGAGATTGCTTTTGTGCCCCACG gTGTGAATATTGAAACTCTGCTCTCATCTTGGGGGGACAAGTATGAAACACTGGAAGAAAACCATTCCTACATACAGTG GCTGTTCCCTTTACGTGAACATGGGATGAACTGGCGTGCCAAACCACTCACCTGTCAAGAAATCCAG GCCTTTAGGAAGTCCAAGGAAGTCATGGACAGGTTTATACGTGCTTACAAGCTCATGCTGGGATTTTATGGAATCAACCTGGTCAATGAAGAAACTGGAGAACTTGAGAGAGCAGAGAATTGGCGTGAACGATTTGAAAACTTGAACAG GTTCAGCCACAACAATTTGAGGATTACTCGCATCCTGAAGTGCCTGGGGGAGATGGGGTATGAAGACTATCAAGTGCACTTGGTGAagtttttcctcacagaaactCTTGTCGAGGAGACATTACCAAATGTCAAGAGAAGTGCCTTGGATTACTTCCTGTTCACTGtcagaagcaaagaaaagaggagggaaCTCATCCACTACGCTTGGCAACACTTCAAACCTCAGAGCAGCTTCGTGTGGGGGCCTCGTGACAAACTCCAAAAGTACAGACCCCGCTCTGCCAAGGCACAGCTGCACCAAAGGCCTGAGGATAAACAGGACGCTCAGTGTCAAGAATGTGATCCTGTGGAGAAGGATCAGAACCAGTGTTCAGAGGTGGAACAGAaagctggagatgctgcagagtTGCAGCCTGAAATGAGTGATGAACGTGTAAAGGAGAAGATAAGCAAATGTGTTTTGAAGGGAGGAGATgatgaggaggagaaagaagctTCATTTGGccagctggaggaagaggaTTTAGAAAATGAAGCTGAGGAAGGGCAGTGTACTGCAGAGAATGATTGCACAAAGGAGagcaagaagagaaaactgaatGTGGGTTTGGCAGATGCTGAAGGCGATGGATCATTGAAAAACTCTGCTGATATTGAAAAGATTTCCCATAATCTGGGAGAGTGTGCAATTGATGCAGAGATCCCCTGCTCAGACCCAGTCTCCCAGGCAGAAGAGGATCAGGAAGCTCTGAAGGAAGATGATTCAAGCACCAAAGAGTCGAGGGCGCCGGAGGCCGCGGACGCGGCTGTGAAACGCAGAAAGGTTGATAAAAAAACATCCAGAGGCAAACAAGTGAACTTGGCCATAAACCTGAGCATGGGGCCCTCAGGCCTTGGTGCCAAAGCAAATCCATCTGCTGCTAATggtgaggctggaaaaggaagtGTCAGTGAGGAAAATGCAGCTGTGGAAGTGCCAAGTGAGAAG GGTGGTGGTGATGCAGATGGTGGGGCTGTGAGacccccagctgcctccaggcCCCCCAGGACTGGCTGTACTGCTCCAATCAAGGATGGCTGGAAGTCCAGTGGAGATCAAAACTCAGCAGGGGGTGATCAGCACCACTGCAAGAGCAAACTCCTGGGGGGTAAAAGTGAACTCGATGGGGTaggacagcaggaaaaggtggaaaaggCAGGTGAAAAAGGGCAAGCAGAAGGCACAGACAAGAAGCAAGCTCCAGAGAGTCATGAGCAGAGCATAACACGCACTTGTCCTGAAGAAAACAGTGCTGAGGTCCCACCAGAAAAAGATGAAGGCTCTGAGaatggagcagagcctggtggagagcagggagcagcagcagagtga
- the MRGBP gene encoding MRG/MORF4L-binding protein has protein sequence MSEAEGGSAAAVEKPPLPAAGPGAAAAVAAAVAAAAAAAAAGPEPGVPAEEAAVVWSPEVEVCLFHAMLGHKPVGVNRHFHMICIRDKFSQNIGRQISSKVIWDHLSTMYDMQALHESEILPFPNIEKNFALPDEMIQEVREGKVMMEEEVKEEVLKEEMETHAGPEEVFAPSGSLGKTTEKPSSKEKEKTSSDPGSKEGSDKRKRNRVTEKVLNANSNPSSPSAAKRRRT, from the exons aTGAGCGAGGCGGAGGGCGGCTCGGCCGCCGCCGTGGAGAagccgccgctgcccgcggctgggcccggcgcggccgcggcggTCGCCGCTGCTGTTGCGGCCGctgcggcggcagcggcggccgggccggaGCCCGGCGTGCCGGCGGAGGAGGCGGCGGTGGTGTGGAGCCCGGAGGTGGAGGTGTGCCTGTTCCACGCCATGCTGGGCCACAAGCCCGTAG GTGTGAATCGCCATTTCCACATGATTTGTATCCGGGATAAATTCAGCCAGAATATTGGACGGCAGATCTCATCCAAAGTGATCTGGGACCATCTCAGCACCATGTATGACATGCAGGCTCTG cATGAATCTGAGATTCTTCCATTCCCTAATATAGAGAAGAATTTTGCTCTTCCTGACGAAATGATTCAAGAAGTGAGAGAAG GAAAAGTAATGATGGAAGAAGAAGTGAAAGAAGAAGTTTTAAAAGAAGAGATGGAAACACATGCAGGTCCTGAAGAAG TTTTTGCACCCTCTGGAAGTTtaggaaaaacaacagaaaagccaagcagcaaagagaaagagaaaacttcaTCAGATCCTGGATCCAAAGAAGGGTCTGATAAGAGGAAGCGCAACAGAGTCACCGAGAAGGTTCTGAATGCCAACAGCAACCCCTCGAGTCCCAGCGCCGCCAAACGACGCAGGACGTAG